The Biomphalaria glabrata chromosome 13, xgBioGlab47.1, whole genome shotgun sequence sequence GACAGTTCTTGTGCTGTATAAGACGCTCAAAATATCAAACACAACATAGAAAGTACTTACATTACACTCATCCCAGTACCTACGTTTAATTTCTTTTCGCCCTACTTCTGAGACTATAAGATTTTTGTCCAGCTTTGATAGGATTTTCATCTGCTCTTAAAGCAACCGGAACCATATCCTCTGCAGGTGTTTCCATGTCTCCACTAGAAGCCACGGGTTGTTTAGAGACGCCTGAAAAGGCTTCAATGTTACCAGGAGATAGTGGGTGTAGAGAGACCCCGAATATGTCTCCACTAGAAGCCACGGGTTGTTTAGAGACGCCTGAAAAGGCTTCAATGTTACCAGGAGAAAGTGGGTGTAGAGAGACCCCGAATATGTCTCCACTAGAAGCCACGGGTTGTTTAGAGACCCCTGAAAAAGCTTCCATGTTACCAGGAGATAGTGGGTGTAGAGAGACCCCGAATATGTCTCAACGTCTCTTGCAGCAAAATCATGTAACGTTCCGGTTTTAGAGATAGGTCCAGACTTGAACAACACAATTAGATTCTTGTTCAGAGATAGTTCCAGACTTGAACAACACAATTAGATTCTTGTTCAGAGATAGGTCCACACTTGAACAACACAATTAGATTCTTGTTCAGAGATAGGTCCAGACTTGACCAACACAATTAGATTCTTGTTCAGAGATAGGTCCAGACTTGAACAAcacaattagattttttttttaatcaatggtAGTGAAAGAACAGAAAACATGCTTGACAAGATTTGATGGAATACAATGGACTTTatagttcacacacacacacacacacgtgcacacgcacacacacacgactAGAACTcataaatacatttacaaagaatattttaataacatcGCATAATAATTTTGTCTATGTTATTGAAaagttactttattttactttattttcttgGGGTTACAATACTCACAATGACAGTTGCCATTATTATGATTGAAAATCACAGTATTTGGCAGTAAACAACATTTCTTTATCAGTTCTCATCGAACATTTGTATTCCCAGTAAGAAGTTCTACACTTACGATTGTGTGGACAAGAATACCATCGAGTTCTCTTGTCTGAACAACTTTCACTATGTCTCGGGAAATGTGACCAGTTCCTGCATTAATAACACATGGACATCAGAAGAGGCAATCGTTTGTGAAGTGGACTATTTAATGTAAGTGAACAAATATACTCGTCTAAATCTAACCCCTTACCCCAAACTAGTTCACAACTTGATATCACTGTTACTTGAACATGAGATCAATAATCAATCATTGgcttttgaaacaaaatcagAATGCtactgaaattatttttttgaacaCCTTGAAACAAATGAGCTTAACTTTAAGCCTGGACAACACACATCTAGGTCAATGTGTTCAAAGTGAGCGCATGCAATAGAAATAGGAATTGCAAGGAAAGCGTTTCGGTTGGTCTATTAGTCATAGATCATGGGATTAAAGAGTCCGATGGGTTTCTATTGTACACCTGTGAGGAGAGGGGGAACAGCTCAGAGATTCAAAGTAGCTACACGAAACAGTTGTCACCATTCGGTTTTAGGCCCGACCCATAATCACCtcttttgcagggccggtcttaggtgagcgaccgcagtgggccccgaacTATCAtagaacccgcgctaattctaggtgtataaattattaaattaaaccattgtataacttataacagatttcacgcggcctcctgtcaatttaccaggatctcctggaaatctcctgaaattgcaaaatatacgaaacagtcttggaaatatccggaaattattaaaatctttagaaaactcatacgaaTCTCTTGAAATATATtagacgaaaattgtcattttggggtgtcattcaataaggaaaatggcaatcctacgcgcgatataaaaataaaaacggcattatcccgtaattttggaatctggtgaaagaagcttctcgcgcctcaaactaatgtagaattactttagttcaacaattctcgtagatagattgaaacatttgttaattcttgctattgagcgtgatttatgtaggaaatagaatttttatgatatactgtatgacttcgctacacgcaaggctcgtaaagttcgtgggataactctatccgcagaaataaaaggttgatctttcctttacttcttcttctcgtccaaactcgtgagagaggaagagaattatatatatcaaAGATGTTTCTATCTACATGtctataaatgttatatttctaTAGGTACGTAGCTGTTTAATAAGACTGTTTCAAAATTTCTTCCTTCTAGGCAGAGTTCCATCTTAGCGCCCCTGATAGCTGGATCAACTATATTTCTTTGCTTTATATTCCTGTTTATAGACCTTTATTTGTACAGACTAGATAGGTGAGAGTTTGACTCGttcaatcttttctttttcaattctCTCTCTTACTAAAATTATTAGATTTATCTATGAGattgtttcaacaaaaaaaaaaatacagtaaaAGAGTATAAAATATATGGACTATATACGTAAGCTGTATAGAATAGAGATGTGATCGAGTTATTGCAGCTGTAATTAGATCTATGTTGGTTTTTTATACACCCCAGCAATTTGTGTTGTTGACTATTCTCTTTGTCCACAGTATACGGATACATAACTCTGTAGTACGGCGACATTGGCATTGTGGACCACTGAGAGTGTTGTAAGTGTCAATAGCTTGGTGTAGCTTGTCatagtttcatttcatttcttgtgtCAGCTTCCTGTAGTGACATTATTTCATTCCATCACAGGGAGAACTACACCATGCGTCCATTACAGTACCAAGGAAAAGTGTAAGTGACTCTTGTTGTCTGTGCTTCTTGTACATGGCATTCGCTTAGACAATTCATAGGTAAAAGTACAGGGGATGCAATTAGAGAATCTCTTCTTATTCTTGCCAGCTTTATAAAGCTTTGTGTAAACTAGATTGTTTAGTGAGGTGTGCCTGCTTGTAGTAGCTGTATGCAAATTACACAGAACGTGAAATTAGTCTGAATAGaaggaaaatattaaaattagcTTTGGAAAAGTGTCTTTTGTTGTTAAGGTTCTAGTCTATGACTAAACAACTGTAAAAATGTGACCTTGTTTtgataatttttcttctttgttttgttttgtttccaggaagagaaagagattgtAAGTATTCATGATCATGACATTTAGTTTTGAATATGTGAACATTATTTTCATAGTGAGTATCTTCATAACTCAAATAGCATTCTGATCTCAAGGTACACTCTCGCTTTGCAAATAGAAGTGCACTTAAATACTTGCTCAATGCAATGCTCTGATTTAGTTGCATAGGGAGAACTAACTCAGTGTTTGAATAGACTTAGACCGTCAAGGAGGTCAAAGACATTGCTATactttatttaaacaaagactAAATTCAGCAAATGTTAAGACCAATTTTAATGACTGACACATGACTTAAATATGTTGACTTAAATATGTTACACATTAGAGTTCTAGTAACTTGAAGCACTATAATCGAGGTTGGGAACTTCACACCTTcctattttagttttgtttctgtttctatttctctgatgcttttaaaaaaaaaaaaagtattcctttgtaggctaaaaaaaaaaaattattccttTGTAGGCTAAGTTAAGAGCCAACATACACTCACTGTGTGACATGGGCTCATTACAACATACACTCACTGTGTGACATGTGCTCACGACAACATATACTCACTGTGTGACATGTGCTCACGACAACATATACTCACTGTGTGACATGTGCTCACGACAACATACACTCACTGTGTGACATGTGCTCATTACAACATACACTCACTGTGTGACATGTGCTCATTACAACATACACTCACTGTGTGACATGTGCTCACGACAACATATACTCACTGTGTGACATGTGCTCATTACAACATACACTCACTGTGTGACATGTGCTCACGACAACATATACTCACTGTGTGACATGTGCTCATTACAACATACACTCACTGTGTGACATGTGCTCATTACAACATACACTCACTGTGTGACATGTGCTCACGACAACATATACTCATTGTGTGACATGTGCTCACCACAACATACACTCACTGTGTGACATGTGCTCACGACAAAATACACTCACTGTGTGACATGTACTCATTACAACATACACTCACTGTGTGACATGTGCTCATTACAACATACACTCACTGTGTGACATGTGCTCATTACAACATACACTCA is a genomic window containing:
- the LOC106076581 gene encoding uncharacterized protein LOC106076581, whose protein sequence is MECNISGCPYFNAFKKFYTYDCVDKNTIEFSCLNNFHYVSGNVTSSCINNTWTSEEAIVCEVDYLMQSSILAPLIAGSTIFLCFIFLFIDLYLYRLDSIRIHNSVVRRHWHCGPLRVLENYTMRPLQYQGKV